Proteins found in one Microbacterium sp. LWS13-1.2 genomic segment:
- a CDS encoding SprT-like domain-containing protein has translation MSELHRVRHWAEALIAAHLDPSWSFAFDNAKRRAGLCDYTHKRISVSRYLAARYDDDTNHQTLLHEVAHALAGPRAGHGPRWKAVARELGYVGGATHQGETATELAPWVGVCPAGHVAYRHRKATRPTSCAKCAPHFDERHAFTWTRREITRATRLAALTPRD, from the coding sequence ATGTCGGAACTGCATCGCGTGCGGCACTGGGCCGAAGCCCTCATCGCCGCCCACCTCGACCCCTCGTGGAGCTTCGCGTTCGACAACGCCAAGCGGCGCGCCGGTCTCTGCGACTACACGCACAAGCGCATCAGCGTGTCGCGCTACCTCGCGGCGCGCTACGACGACGACACCAACCACCAGACGCTGCTGCACGAGGTGGCGCATGCGCTCGCGGGCCCCCGTGCCGGACACGGGCCCCGATGGAAGGCGGTCGCGCGCGAGCTCGGCTACGTCGGCGGCGCGACCCACCAGGGCGAGACCGCGACGGAGCTCGCTCCGTGGGTGGGCGTGTGCCCCGCCGGCCATGTCGCCTACCGGCACCGCAAGGCGACCAGGCCCACATCGTGCGCGAAGTGCGCTCCGCACTTCGACGAGCGCCACGCCTTCACCTGGACCCGGCGCGAGATCACCCGCGCGACGCGCCTGGCCGCGCTGACCCCGCGGGACTGA
- a CDS encoding hemerythrin domain-containing protein: MPATPLPPSGALPEDPKTCDASGMVEIHRLFRRGFGEAPDLIGRVRAGDTAHAAVVATQLETLSLGLHAHHEGEDERLWPALDERAPSCAAHVERMKAQNAELLVHLSAMDRALPAWRASATAADAAPVLAAFDGVNAAIAVHLPDEETNIVPVMEHTITEAEVEWFSEHGRASIPKGQTWQQLGEILAAQPDGGDEWLHKHMPAPGRLAWRWIGRRKYAAHRVALEGR, translated from the coding sequence ATGCCCGCTACGCCCCTGCCGCCCAGCGGCGCGCTGCCCGAAGACCCGAAGACGTGCGACGCGAGTGGGATGGTGGAGATCCATCGCCTCTTCCGCCGCGGGTTCGGCGAGGCACCCGACCTCATCGGACGGGTGCGCGCGGGCGACACCGCGCACGCAGCGGTCGTCGCGACGCAGCTGGAGACGCTGTCTCTCGGGCTGCACGCACACCACGAGGGTGAGGACGAACGGCTGTGGCCGGCACTCGATGAACGGGCGCCATCATGCGCCGCGCACGTCGAGCGCATGAAGGCTCAGAACGCCGAGCTGCTCGTGCACCTGAGCGCGATGGATCGGGCACTGCCGGCGTGGCGCGCTTCGGCGACCGCAGCGGATGCCGCGCCCGTGCTGGCTGCCTTCGACGGCGTCAACGCGGCGATCGCGGTGCATCTCCCCGACGAGGAGACCAATATCGTGCCCGTCATGGAACACACCATCACCGAGGCCGAGGTGGAGTGGTTCTCGGAGCACGGCCGCGCCTCGATCCCCAAGGGCCAGACGTGGCAGCAGCTGGGCGAGATCCTCGCCGCGCAGCCCGACGGCGGCGACGAGTGGCTGCACAAGCACATGCCCGCGCCCGGCCGTCTCGCCTGGCGCTGGATCGGCCGACGCAAGTACGCCGCCCACCGCGTCGCGCTCGAGGGCCGCTGA
- a CDS encoding ABC transporter ATP-binding protein, whose translation MELSSTDLGLAARVQQLSKTYGTGESTVHALDGVSVGIRRGEFTAIMGPSGSGKSTLMHIMAGLDAPSSGRAWIGDTDITGLSDLELTVLRRRRVGFVFQAFNLVPTLDALGNILLPFDLDGRRPTTLERARIDGLVERLGLTSRLGHRPHQLSGGQQQRVAIARALATAPDLVFADEPTGNLDSRSGREVLALLAAATREHGQSIAMVTHDPVAASHADRVLFLGDGRIVADKPRQSAEEISAYMLASELSAGAPVAAASAVGHAVAQVTS comes from the coding sequence ATGGAACTCTCATCGACCGACCTGGGCCTCGCCGCCCGGGTGCAGCAGCTCAGCAAGACCTACGGCACAGGCGAGAGCACGGTGCACGCGCTCGACGGGGTGAGCGTCGGCATCCGCCGCGGCGAGTTCACCGCGATCATGGGGCCGTCGGGGTCGGGCAAGTCGACGCTGATGCACATCATGGCGGGTCTCGACGCGCCGAGCTCCGGCCGGGCCTGGATCGGCGACACCGACATCACCGGTCTTTCCGACCTCGAGCTGACGGTCCTGCGCCGCCGCCGGGTGGGATTCGTCTTCCAGGCGTTCAACCTCGTGCCCACCCTCGATGCCCTCGGCAACATCCTGCTGCCGTTCGACCTCGACGGGCGCCGTCCGACGACGCTCGAGCGGGCGCGCATCGACGGTCTCGTCGAGCGCCTCGGCCTCACCAGCCGCCTCGGCCACCGGCCGCACCAGCTGTCGGGGGGCCAGCAGCAGCGCGTCGCGATCGCCCGCGCGCTCGCGACGGCTCCCGATCTCGTGTTCGCCGACGAGCCGACCGGCAACCTCGACTCGCGCTCGGGGCGCGAGGTGCTCGCCCTCCTCGCCGCCGCCACGCGCGAGCACGGCCAGTCGATCGCAATGGTCACCCACGACCCGGTCGCCGCCTCGCACGCCGACCGGGTGCTGTTCCTCGGCGACGGCCGCATCGTCGCCGACAAACCGCGTCAGAGCGCCGAGGAGATCTCGGCGTACATGCTCGCGTCCGAGCTGAGCGCCGGGGCGCCGGTCGCCGCCGCGTCGGCCGTCGGCCACGCGGTCGCGCAGGTGACGTCGTGA
- a CDS encoding histidine kinase: MFRRLKTYQLVTDVSVALVFLLVAWPVEAVTATGAFGVEYLIGSDGHTVFGLLIAGIFSAALAVRRLSPALALGLAWLGAVAQIGLGRPPSFSDVAIFAVLYATAAYGVRPVYWAGFVSAIVGALVITVYLFAGPVFAGGGLSWQTLPIALVTLVAAAFALGLSWTIGALVRTAVRARENREAQQRAEAETVAEQERVRIARDMHDVVAHSLAVVIAQADGARYAVAADPAVATDALATISSTARSALADVRLLLGQLRHRQGDGPQPTIADLEELYAQVRAAGVELRVDVDPAPQRSSAEGEPAAAVQLAVYRILQEALTNALRHGAPGGPVDVRLAWLPDRVELDVRNPIVPGTQPARFGHGLIGMRERAQLAGGRLDAADEFGAFTVRAHIPIGDLA, translated from the coding sequence GTGTTCCGCCGCCTGAAGACGTACCAGCTCGTCACCGACGTCTCGGTCGCGCTGGTCTTCCTGCTGGTCGCCTGGCCGGTCGAGGCAGTCACAGCGACGGGTGCGTTCGGCGTGGAGTACCTGATCGGATCGGACGGGCACACCGTGTTCGGCCTGCTCATCGCCGGCATCTTCAGCGCCGCTCTGGCGGTGCGCCGGCTGTCGCCCGCCCTCGCGCTCGGGCTCGCGTGGCTGGGCGCCGTGGCGCAGATCGGCCTGGGGCGCCCGCCCAGCTTCTCGGACGTCGCGATCTTCGCGGTGCTGTACGCCACGGCGGCGTACGGGGTGCGGCCGGTGTACTGGGCAGGGTTCGTCTCGGCGATCGTCGGCGCTCTCGTGATCACCGTCTACCTGTTCGCCGGACCGGTGTTCGCCGGGGGCGGGCTGTCGTGGCAGACGCTGCCCATCGCCCTCGTCACGCTCGTCGCCGCCGCCTTCGCCCTGGGGCTCTCGTGGACGATCGGCGCGCTCGTGCGCACGGCGGTGCGGGCACGGGAGAATCGCGAGGCGCAGCAGCGCGCCGAGGCGGAGACCGTCGCCGAGCAGGAGCGGGTGCGCATCGCCCGCGACATGCACGACGTCGTCGCGCACTCGCTCGCGGTCGTGATCGCCCAGGCCGACGGAGCGCGCTACGCCGTCGCGGCCGATCCCGCGGTCGCGACCGATGCGCTGGCGACGATCTCGAGCACCGCGCGTTCGGCGCTGGCCGACGTGCGGCTGCTCCTCGGCCAGCTGCGCCATCGCCAGGGGGACGGACCGCAGCCGACGATCGCCGACCTCGAAGAGCTCTACGCGCAGGTGCGCGCCGCCGGCGTGGAGCTGCGCGTCGACGTCGACCCCGCACCGCAGCGCAGCTCGGCCGAGGGCGAACCGGCGGCGGCCGTGCAGCTCGCGGTCTACCGCATCCTGCAGGAGGCGCTGACGAATGCGCTCCGCCACGGTGCCCCTGGCGGCCCTGTCGACGTGCGGCTCGCCTGGCTACCCGATCGCGTCGAACTCGATGTGCGCAACCCGATCGTGCCCGGCACCCAGCCGGCCAGGTTCGGACACGGACTCATCGGCATGCGCGAGCGCGCCCAGCTCGCGGGCGGCCGCCTCGACGCGGCCGACGAGTTCGGCGCCTTCACCGTGCGCGCGCACATCCCGATCGGAGATCTCGCATGA
- a CDS encoding 2-phosphosulfolactate phosphatase: MPESPFDQRRYQVRHDWGVAGLRRLVPADVVVIVDVLRFSTTVTDAVARGESVPLDASAHAVSLNGAAVAEAATGSDATVLLGCLRNAAAVAGAVLDIQRRRAERTSIAVIAAGELGGREPDAPLRFAVEDQLGAGAVVDALGALGIDHTSPESAAACEAFRGLRGAVRHLLTASGSGQELLDRDARDEVLDAAAVDAASVVPVLRAGSFVAY, encoded by the coding sequence ATGCCCGAGAGTCCCTTCGACCAGCGCCGGTACCAGGTCCGCCACGACTGGGGGGTCGCAGGTCTCCGGCGCCTCGTGCCCGCCGACGTCGTCGTGATCGTCGACGTGCTGCGGTTCTCCACGACGGTGACGGATGCCGTCGCGCGCGGCGAGAGCGTGCCGCTCGACGCGTCCGCCCACGCGGTGTCGCTCAACGGCGCTGCCGTCGCCGAGGCCGCCACGGGGTCGGACGCCACGGTGCTGCTGGGGTGTCTCCGCAATGCGGCCGCCGTGGCGGGCGCCGTGCTCGACATCCAGCGCCGGCGCGCCGAGCGCACGAGCATCGCGGTGATCGCGGCCGGTGAGCTCGGCGGCCGCGAGCCGGACGCCCCGCTGCGCTTCGCCGTCGAGGACCAGCTCGGCGCCGGCGCGGTCGTCGACGCCCTCGGCGCCCTCGGCATCGACCACACGTCGCCGGAGTCCGCCGCCGCGTGCGAGGCGTTCCGCGGCCTGCGTGGTGCGGTGCGCCACCTGCTCACCGCGAGCGGCTCGGGTCAGGAGCTCCTCGATCGCGACGCGCGTGACGAGGTGCTCGACGCCGCGGCGGTGGATGCGGCATCCGTCGTCCCGGTGCTGCGTGCCGGTTCGTTCGTCGCGTACTGA
- a CDS encoding FtsX-like permease family protein, whose protein sequence is MTALAQTGRMPQPAASVTAASSGAASPLAWLRERGMGASILVAAISSAFGAILLSATGFIAAVLRADPFIGDSGTLAVVLAMMSVLLIGVAVYVAAIVTANTFATVIAGRTRRIALLRLIGASARSQRSEVARQGLVVGVIGAALGLVGGTLASWAGVALATWALGIEDVGYAVVQAVLVIPAAVVALTTWVAAWAGSRRVLTVTPLQALGGSVEASHDAFARRGARNGAAITLFAIGGALLASGILLGLVTPLGVIVAFFGGIFSFTGLTLGATLVMPPVLRLVGRLFGGSATARLAAENALRYPERSSRMAIGVVMGVTLVTMFAVALETVKAVFAASADGPLPTDMTTLMDTFAGIMMGLVAVSAVIAAVGLVNLLTIGVVQRRRELGLLRALGVSTGQVRRMVLLEAAHITITATVTGLVLGTAYGWAGAQSLLGAVPMPPSFAAPTLVAPAVPWLPVAIIVVATAILTLVAAVVPTRLATRVAPVEALAD, encoded by the coding sequence GTGACCGCGCTCGCCCAGACGGGACGGATGCCGCAGCCCGCGGCATCCGTCACCGCCGCGTCGTCGGGCGCGGCCTCCCCACTCGCCTGGCTGCGCGAGCGCGGCATGGGCGCGAGCATCCTCGTCGCCGCCATCTCGAGCGCGTTCGGCGCGATCCTGCTGAGCGCGACCGGATTCATCGCGGCCGTGCTGCGCGCCGACCCCTTCATCGGGGACAGCGGCACGCTCGCCGTCGTGCTCGCGATGATGAGCGTCCTCCTCATCGGTGTCGCGGTGTACGTGGCGGCCATCGTGACCGCGAACACGTTCGCCACGGTCATCGCCGGACGCACGCGGCGCATCGCACTGCTGCGCCTCATCGGCGCCTCGGCGCGCTCGCAGCGCTCCGAGGTCGCACGGCAGGGTCTTGTCGTCGGCGTCATCGGCGCCGCGCTCGGACTCGTCGGCGGCACGCTCGCCTCGTGGGCCGGCGTCGCGCTGGCCACCTGGGCGCTGGGGATCGAGGACGTCGGCTACGCCGTCGTGCAGGCGGTGCTCGTGATCCCGGCGGCGGTCGTCGCACTGACCACGTGGGTCGCGGCCTGGGCCGGCTCGCGCCGCGTTCTGACGGTCACGCCGCTGCAGGCGCTCGGCGGGTCGGTCGAGGCCTCCCACGACGCATTCGCCCGGCGGGGCGCGCGCAACGGCGCCGCGATCACGCTGTTCGCGATCGGCGGCGCCCTGCTGGCGTCCGGCATCCTGCTCGGACTGGTGACCCCGCTCGGAGTGATCGTCGCCTTCTTCGGCGGCATCTTCTCCTTCACCGGCCTCACGCTCGGCGCGACGCTCGTGATGCCGCCGGTGCTGCGGCTCGTCGGCAGGCTCTTCGGCGGATCGGCCACGGCGCGCCTGGCCGCCGAGAACGCCCTCCGCTATCCGGAGCGTTCGAGCCGGATGGCCATCGGCGTCGTGATGGGCGTGACGCTGGTGACGATGTTCGCGGTCGCGCTCGAGACGGTCAAGGCGGTGTTCGCGGCATCCGCCGACGGCCCGCTGCCCACCGACATGACGACGCTCATGGACACCTTCGCGGGCATCATGATGGGCCTCGTCGCCGTCTCGGCCGTCATCGCGGCGGTCGGGCTCGTCAACCTCCTCACGATCGGCGTCGTGCAGCGCCGGCGCGAACTCGGACTGCTGCGTGCGCTGGGCGTGTCGACGGGCCAGGTGCGTCGGATGGTGCTGCTCGAGGCCGCCCACATCACGATCACCGCGACCGTCACGGGACTCGTGCTGGGCACCGCGTACGGATGGGCCGGGGCGCAGTCGCTCCTCGGGGCGGTGCCGATGCCGCCGTCGTTCGCCGCGCCGACGCTGGTCGCGCCGGCCGTGCCGTGGCTCCCGGTCGCGATCATCGTCGTGGCGACGGCGATCCTCACGCTGGTGGCCGCGGTCGTGCCGACACGACTGGCGACGCGAGTCGCCCCGGTCGAGGCGCTCGCCGACTGA
- a CDS encoding fused MFS/spermidine synthase has translation MARAREEAAVPAVRLSDGTLARVVRSPFGGGWELDVDGTPQSHVDLDDPTHLHFEYVARMGAVIDRLRMPGQPLTAIHLGAGALTIPRYVEVTRPGSRQQVVELEPALWDLVRENLPLPRGASIRVRIGDAREALGRLPAGLVGAADLVVSDVYSGAQTPAHLTTVEFFTEASRFLAPDGVLLVNVADGAGLAFARREVATVQAVLEHVIVLAEVQTLKGRRFGNLVIAASRAPLPTEWLPRLMAAGPHPAKVAEGRELQEFARGARVATDADATPSPKPSASVFTR, from the coding sequence ATGGCACGCGCACGGGAAGAGGCCGCCGTCCCGGCCGTCCGCCTCTCCGACGGCACACTCGCCCGCGTGGTGCGGTCGCCCTTCGGCGGCGGCTGGGAGCTCGATGTCGACGGCACGCCGCAGTCGCACGTCGACCTCGACGACCCGACCCACCTGCACTTCGAGTACGTCGCCCGCATGGGAGCCGTGATCGACCGGCTCCGGATGCCGGGGCAGCCGCTGACCGCGATCCACCTGGGCGCCGGGGCCCTCACGATCCCCCGTTATGTCGAGGTGACACGGCCCGGCTCGCGGCAGCAGGTCGTCGAGCTGGAGCCCGCCCTCTGGGACCTGGTGCGCGAGAACCTGCCGCTGCCCCGGGGCGCCTCGATCCGGGTGCGGATCGGCGACGCCCGCGAAGCGCTCGGACGGCTGCCCGCGGGCCTCGTCGGCGCCGCCGACCTCGTCGTGTCGGACGTGTACTCCGGGGCGCAGACCCCGGCCCACCTCACCACCGTGGAGTTCTTCACGGAGGCATCTCGCTTCCTCGCCCCCGACGGCGTGCTGCTGGTGAACGTCGCCGACGGCGCCGGCCTCGCGTTCGCGCGCCGGGAGGTCGCCACGGTGCAGGCGGTGCTCGAGCACGTCATCGTGCTCGCGGAGGTGCAGACGCTCAAGGGCCGCCGCTTCGGCAACCTCGTGATCGCCGCCTCCCGGGCCCCGCTGCCCACCGAGTGGCTGCCCCGGCTCATGGCGGCCGGTCCGCATCCCGCCAAGGTGGCGGAGGGCCGCGAGCTCCAGGAGTTCGCGCGCGGTGCCCGTGTCGCCACCGACGCCGACGCGACGCCGTCGCCGAAGCCCTCGGCATCCGTCTTCACCCGCTGA
- a CDS encoding tetratricopeptide repeat protein — MSYISGYDPDTLREQVNPSQCKERLEEIGEQRSLPALLERVWLLKVLDRAEDALVISEQSVRVARMAGTRKDLLRARILHATVLQARGAYAAAEQELTTCAGEAEGQGWASIGAFAYQHRGKVHFDTGDYESARKDFKRALFLRQESGATEDQLESTLLAIDAADRRRAAASVAS, encoded by the coding sequence GTGAGCTACATCAGCGGGTACGATCCCGACACTCTCCGCGAACAGGTGAATCCGAGCCAGTGCAAGGAGCGGCTCGAAGAGATCGGCGAACAGCGCAGCCTCCCGGCACTCCTCGAGCGCGTGTGGCTCCTCAAGGTGCTCGACCGCGCCGAGGACGCCCTGGTGATCTCGGAGCAGTCCGTGCGGGTGGCGCGCATGGCGGGCACCCGGAAGGACCTCCTGCGGGCCCGCATCCTCCACGCGACCGTGCTGCAGGCGCGGGGCGCCTACGCCGCCGCCGAGCAGGAGCTCACCACCTGCGCGGGAGAGGCCGAGGGACAGGGCTGGGCGAGCATCGGCGCCTTCGCCTACCAGCATCGGGGCAAGGTCCACTTCGACACCGGGGACTACGAGTCCGCCCGCAAGGACTTCAAGCGCGCGCTTTTCCTCCGCCAGGAGTCCGGTGCCACCGAGGACCAGCTCGAGTCCACCCTCCTCGCGATCGACGCCGCCGACCGGCGCCGGGCCGCGGCATCCGTCGCCAGCTGA
- a CDS encoding response regulator transcription factor produces MIRVVLVDDQALFRAGIRMLIDSQPDLEVVAEAADGREGIDAVRRSRPDVVLMDIRMPVMDGLAATAELLTDAEPPRIVMLTTFDLDEAAARAIRQGASGFLLKDADPEFLLAAIRTVHAGSAVIAASATRELFERFTDAAPRPMPPAYGDLTDREREIFALAARGLSNAEIAAREFLSEATVKTHISRILTKLALRDRVQLVVFAFEHGLA; encoded by the coding sequence ATGATCCGCGTCGTGCTCGTCGACGACCAGGCGCTGTTCCGCGCCGGCATCCGCATGCTCATCGACTCGCAGCCCGATCTCGAGGTCGTCGCCGAGGCGGCCGACGGCCGTGAGGGGATCGACGCGGTGCGCCGGTCGCGGCCGGACGTGGTGCTCATGGACATCCGCATGCCCGTCATGGACGGCCTCGCGGCCACCGCCGAGCTGCTCACCGACGCCGAACCCCCGCGCATCGTGATGCTCACGACCTTCGATCTCGACGAGGCGGCGGCCCGGGCCATCCGGCAGGGCGCGAGCGGGTTCCTCCTCAAGGACGCCGACCCCGAGTTCCTCCTCGCCGCGATCCGCACCGTGCATGCCGGTTCGGCCGTGATCGCGGCATCCGCCACTCGCGAGCTCTTCGAGCGCTTCACGGATGCCGCGCCCCGGCCCATGCCGCCCGCCTACGGCGACCTCACCGACCGTGAGCGCGAGATCTTCGCCCTCGCCGCGCGCGGCCTCTCGAACGCCGAGATCGCCGCGCGGGAGTTCCTCTCGGAGGCCACCGTGAAGACGCACATCAGCCGCATCCTCACGAAGCTCGCGCTGCGCGACCGCGTGCAGCTCGTCGTGTTCGCGTTCGAGCACGGCCTCGCGTAG